From Desulfovibrio sp. X2, one genomic window encodes:
- a CDS encoding MFS transporter: MRDSRRMYIFLLLLTVASFLGLQGWRTLLNNFAVDVAHIDGMGIGIIQSVREIPGFLAMFMVYLLLLVSEHRLAALSMIVVGLGVGLTGFFPSFLGLVVTTIVMSTGFHCYETMNQSLTLQYFDRGTAPLVLGRMRSVGALTNIAVGGVIWLAASHLDYPEMYAWIGGVVVLLGIICLLFDPSRKDLPVQRKKMIFRRRYWLYYVLTLLAGARRQIFVAFAVFLLVQHFDFSVREVTILFICNNVINWFLNPLIGKAINRYGERVLLTAEYAVMVVVFLTYAYTTSKYVAAGMYVVDNIFFNFAIAIRTFLQKIADREDIAPSSTMGFTINHITAVAVPFLGGLAWMADYRFVFIAAAVLAGCSVVASQFVTGQLRLADERAERAAERAAAGA, encoded by the coding sequence ATGCGCGATTCGCGCCGCATGTACATCTTCCTCCTGCTGCTGACCGTGGCCTCGTTCCTGGGGCTGCAGGGCTGGCGCACGCTGCTCAACAACTTCGCCGTGGACGTGGCCCACATCGACGGCATGGGCATCGGCATCATCCAGTCCGTGCGCGAGATTCCGGGCTTTTTGGCGATGTTCATGGTCTATCTGCTGCTGCTCGTGAGCGAGCACCGTCTGGCCGCGCTGTCCATGATCGTGGTGGGGCTCGGGGTGGGGCTCACCGGGTTCTTCCCGAGCTTCCTCGGCCTGGTGGTGACCACGATCGTCATGTCCACGGGCTTCCACTGCTACGAGACCATGAACCAGTCCCTGACGCTGCAGTACTTCGACCGGGGCACGGCGCCGCTGGTGCTCGGGCGCATGCGCTCCGTGGGGGCCTTGACCAACATCGCGGTGGGCGGGGTCATCTGGCTGGCGGCGTCGCACCTGGACTATCCGGAGATGTACGCCTGGATCGGCGGGGTGGTGGTGCTGCTCGGCATCATCTGCCTGCTCTTCGACCCGAGCCGCAAGGACCTGCCGGTGCAGCGCAAGAAGATGATCTTCCGCCGCCGCTACTGGCTGTACTACGTGCTGACGCTGCTGGCCGGGGCCAGGCGGCAGATCTTCGTGGCCTTCGCGGTCTTCCTGCTGGTGCAGCACTTCGACTTCAGCGTGCGCGAGGTGACGATCCTCTTCATCTGCAACAACGTCATCAACTGGTTCCTGAACCCGCTCATCGGCAAGGCCATCAACCGCTACGGCGAGCGGGTCCTGCTCACGGCCGAGTACGCGGTCATGGTCGTGGTCTTCCTGACCTACGCCTACACCACGAGCAAGTACGTGGCCGCGGGCATGTACGTCGTGGACAACATCTTCTTCAACTTCGCCATCGCCATCCGCACCTTCCTGCAGAAGATCGCGGACCGCGAGGACATCGCGCCCTCCTCGACCATGGGCTTCACCATCAACCACATCACGGCCGTGGCCGTGCCCTTCCTGGGCGGCCTGGCCTGGATGGCGGACTACCGCTTCGTGTTCATCGCGGCCGCGGTGCTGGCCGGGTGCTCGGTGGTGGCGAGCCAGTTCGTGACGGGCCAGCTGCGGCTGGCGGACGAGAGGGCGGAGCGGGCGGCGGAGCGGGCCGCGGCCGGGGCGTAG
- a CDS encoding WxcM-like domain-containing protein codes for MHDEVASKTARRYKRGLRPHGPDFARGQPLEMHPKLTIVNLPVTGEFRPTKRAADDRGELHLIEDGASFGHLACFTLRPGPGRFRGGHSHRVRSEHLYVVSGSFEIECADLDTGERFALRLAPGDKAVIRPGLAHRLRALGEAGAGEATAVEYYEGAYDRDDDIPYAFDG; via the coding sequence ATGCACGATGAGGTTGCCTCCAAGACCGCGCGGCGCTACAAGCGGGGACTTCGGCCGCATGGGCCGGATTTCGCGCGAGGCCAGCCGCTAGAGATGCATCCCAAGCTCACGATCGTCAACCTGCCGGTGACGGGCGAGTTCCGCCCCACCAAGCGCGCGGCCGACGACCGCGGCGAGCTGCACCTCATCGAGGACGGGGCCTCGTTCGGCCATCTGGCCTGCTTCACGCTGCGGCCCGGCCCCGGGCGCTTTCGGGGCGGGCATTCCCACCGCGTGCGCAGCGAGCATCTCTACGTGGTCTCGGGAAGCTTCGAGATCGAGTGCGCGGACCTGGACACGGGCGAGCGCTTCGCCCTGCGGCTTGCGCCGGGCGACAAGGCCGTGATCCGGCCGGGGCTGGCCCACCGCCTGCGGGCCCTGGGCGAGGCCGGGGCCGGGGAGGCCACGGCGGTGGAGTACTACGAGGGCGCGTACGACCGGGACGACGACATCCCCTACGCCTTCGACGGCTGA
- a CDS encoding M48 family metallopeptidase, whose amino-acid sequence MHPDFPNSPVFPDTQGSAAALPPFTLKISRRARRMSLRLSMRDGLCVVAPPGVDRRLAARLVAERADWIARAAARLEARHGRAPGEPPPMPEALELRACAETLAVARCPSPGALRLHASPGRLLLAGEGDAAAVRETLLSFVRRRAAGHLPPLLRGLADEAGEEVGRIVIRDQKTRWGSCSARATISLNCRLLFLPPHLARYVLFHELAHLRRLDHSPAFWRRVAELDPAWRDHERELSTAGRLVPALLA is encoded by the coding sequence GTGCATCCCGATTTCCCGAATTCCCCTGTCTTTCCCGATACTCAGGGTTCCGCGGCCGCCCTGCCGCCGTTCACCCTGAAGATCAGCCGCCGCGCCCGGCGCATGAGCCTGCGCCTCAGCATGCGCGACGGCCTGTGCGTGGTCGCGCCCCCCGGCGTGGACAGGCGCCTGGCCGCCCGCCTGGTGGCCGAACGCGCCGACTGGATCGCCCGCGCCGCGGCCCGCCTCGAGGCCCGCCACGGACGCGCTCCCGGCGAGCCGCCCCCCATGCCCGAAGCCCTCGAGCTGCGCGCCTGCGCCGAGACCCTCGCCGTGGCCCGCTGCCCCTCGCCCGGGGCCCTGCGCCTGCACGCCTCGCCCGGCCGCCTGCTCCTGGCCGGAGAGGGCGATGCCGCCGCCGTGCGCGAAACCCTCCTCTCCTTCGTGCGCCGCCGCGCCGCCGGGCACCTCCCCCCGCTCCTGCGCGGCCTGGCCGACGAGGCGGGCGAGGAGGTCGGCCGCATCGTCATCCGCGACCAGAAGACCCGCTGGGGCAGCTGCTCGGCCAGGGCCACCATCAGCCTCAACTGCCGCCTGCTCTTCCTGCCCCCCCACCTCGCGCGCTACGTCCTCTTCCACGAGCTGGCCCACCTGCGCCGCCTCGACCACTCGCCCGCCTTCTGGCGCCGCGTGGCCGAGCTGGACCCGGCCTGGCGCGACCACGAACGCGAACTCTCCACGGCGGGCCGCCTCGTCCCGGCCCTCCTGGCCTGA
- a CDS encoding flavin reductase family protein has product MRKIQMGPSPLLYPMPVMLLGSIVEGRPNFMTAAWGGIVNQTPPMIGVAVRPSRLTMKGILENRAFSVNIPTASMAEQADYCGIVSGSSDDKAGTCGFTVFNGRTQGAPMIEECPLNLECRLDRTVELGTHVLVLGEILEAHVSETCVTNGLPDPIKIDPLVYLSGVAKSYARLGEIVAPAFSAGRRLKKD; this is encoded by the coding sequence GTGCGCAAGATCCAGATGGGCCCCTCGCCCCTGCTCTACCCCATGCCCGTCATGCTCCTGGGCAGCATCGTCGAGGGCCGCCCCAACTTCATGACCGCCGCCTGGGGCGGCATCGTCAACCAGACCCCGCCCATGATCGGCGTGGCCGTGCGCCCCTCCCGCCTGACCATGAAAGGCATCCTCGAGAACCGCGCCTTCTCCGTGAACATCCCCACCGCCTCCATGGCCGAACAGGCGGACTACTGCGGCATCGTCAGCGGCAGCAGCGACGACAAGGCCGGAACCTGCGGCTTCACCGTGTTCAACGGACGCACCCAGGGCGCTCCCATGATCGAGGAATGCCCCCTGAACCTCGAATGCCGCCTCGACCGCACCGTCGAACTCGGCACCCACGTCCTCGTGCTGGGCGAAATCCTCGAGGCCCACGTCAGCGAAACCTGCGTCACCAACGGCCTGCCCGACCCCATCAAGATCGACCCCCTCGTCTACCTCTCCGGCGTGGCCAAAAGCTACGCCCGCCTGGGCGAAATCGTCGCCCCCGCCTTCTCCGCCGGACGCCGGCTGAAGAAGGACTAG
- a CDS encoding methyl-accepting chemotaxis protein, protein MLRTMSINRRIQVIFLLVFLALGAALGGYWDVTSFLMRESSTEMGQVVRQQDEDKVMVATSVLAEALAASLSGVEDQAARAALIQKAFETIRFEEDKSGYFYAYRGTVCVAHATSPKLVGKDLDSLRGPDGQAIIRELYKTARGGGGVVEFPWEKPGEGVQPKLGTAMFIPGTDIWIGTGVYLSNVRAAQAQVHDRLAERVRPRILLVAGGLAVLALLLVLPVCLFTARSITAPLARAVQGARDIAAGRLDATLDESGRDELADLSRAMNAMSAKLAASLGELKTASDNARHEAETAARARDEAKTAHRQVQQSFDEIVRTARMLEEAVHSGSEAMQMVQRHARDIQKNAQQQNRQMGESARAMEHLGLAVRRITGDSRESIQQAEEERGVARKGAEMVDQSVAAIERINHKADELRDCMSHLDRQAEDISKVMDVISDIADQTNLLALNAAIEAARAGDAGRGFAVVADEVRKLAEKTMTATKEVGDTIRGIQQAAQMNSLSMADIAAQITDASGLAQESGEVLQTIADGAETSFAHAGNISRAAEEQAAVATQVSGSLAQMQRLVEETNQDVDGAKAAIDSLARIMSDIQGVIRDLRSHTVG, encoded by the coding sequence ATGCTGCGCACAATGAGCATCAATCGTCGGATACAGGTCATTTTTCTGCTCGTCTTCCTGGCCTTGGGGGCCGCGCTCGGGGGGTACTGGGACGTCACGTCCTTCCTCATGCGCGAGAGCTCCACGGAGATGGGGCAGGTGGTGCGGCAGCAGGACGAGGACAAGGTCATGGTGGCCACCTCGGTGCTGGCCGAGGCCCTGGCCGCGTCGCTTTCCGGCGTGGAGGACCAGGCCGCGCGGGCGGCCCTGATCCAGAAGGCCTTCGAGACCATCCGCTTCGAGGAGGACAAGTCAGGCTACTTCTACGCCTACCGCGGCACGGTCTGCGTGGCCCACGCCACGAGCCCGAAGCTCGTCGGCAAGGATCTCGACTCGCTGCGCGGCCCGGACGGGCAGGCCATCATCCGCGAGCTCTACAAGACGGCCCGGGGCGGCGGCGGAGTGGTGGAGTTCCCCTGGGAGAAGCCCGGCGAGGGCGTGCAGCCCAAGCTCGGCACGGCCATGTTCATTCCCGGCACGGACATCTGGATCGGCACGGGCGTCTATCTCTCCAACGTGCGGGCCGCGCAGGCCCAGGTGCACGACCGGCTGGCCGAGCGCGTCAGGCCGCGCATCCTGCTCGTGGCGGGCGGGCTGGCCGTGCTGGCGCTGCTTCTGGTGCTGCCGGTCTGTCTCTTCACCGCGCGCAGCATCACCGCGCCCCTGGCGCGGGCGGTGCAGGGCGCCAGGGACATAGCCGCCGGGCGGCTGGACGCCACCCTGGACGAAAGCGGCCGCGACGAGCTGGCCGACCTTTCGCGCGCCATGAACGCCATGTCCGCGAAGCTCGCCGCGAGCCTCGGGGAGCTCAAGACCGCGAGCGACAACGCCCGCCACGAGGCCGAGACCGCGGCCAGGGCGCGCGACGAGGCCAAGACCGCCCACCGCCAGGTGCAGCAGTCCTTCGACGAGATCGTGCGCACGGCGCGCATGCTGGAGGAGGCCGTGCATAGCGGCTCCGAGGCCATGCAGATGGTGCAGCGCCACGCCCGCGACATCCAGAAGAACGCGCAGCAGCAGAACCGCCAGATGGGCGAGTCCGCGCGGGCCATGGAGCACCTGGGGCTGGCCGTGCGCCGCATCACCGGCGACTCCAGGGAGTCCATCCAGCAGGCCGAGGAGGAGCGCGGCGTGGCCCGCAAGGGCGCGGAGATGGTCGACCAGTCCGTGGCCGCCATCGAGCGCATCAACCACAAGGCCGACGAGCTGCGTGACTGCATGAGCCACCTCGATCGTCAGGCCGAGGACATCAGCAAGGTCATGGACGTGATCTCGGACATCGCGGACCAGACCAACCTGCTGGCGCTCAACGCCGCCATCGAGGCGGCGCGCGCCGGAGACGCGGGCCGCGGCTTCGCCGTGGTCGCGGACGAGGTGAGGAAGCTGGCGGAGAAGACCATGACCGCGACCAAGGAAGTGGGCGACACCATCCGCGGCATCCAGCAGGCGGCGCAGATGAACTCCCTGTCCATGGCCGACATCGCCGCGCAGATCACGGACGCCTCGGGCCTGGCCCAGGAGTCCGGAGAGGTGCTGCAGACCATCGCCGACGGCGCGGAAACCTCCTTCGCCCACGCCGGGAACATCTCGCGCGCGGCAGAGGAGCAGGCCGCCGTGGCCACTCAGGTCTCGGGCTCCCTGGCCCAGATGCAGCGGCTCGTGGAAGAGACCAACCAGGACGTGGACGGCGCCAAGGCCGCCATCGACTCCCTGGCGCGCATCATGAGCGACATCCAGGGCGTCATCCGCGACCTGCGCAGCCACACCGTGGGCTGA
- a CDS encoding carbonic anhydrase, translated as MEDIKRFIAGFRSFQKDYFGPDSSQFDALQHGQSPKTMLIGCSDSRVDPAILTNCAPGDIFVVRNVANLVPPYEQGGGMHGVSAALEFAVCHLEVEHIIVLGHSTCGGISALMSGRCGCGCGGESFISRWMSMAEHVRDQVSRALPGKDAKLLQRAVEQAVILLSLENLVSFPFVAARVAERRLSLHGWYFDLEKGELLGYHSENGLFEPLS; from the coding sequence ATGGAAGACATCAAGCGTTTCATCGCCGGTTTCCGTTCGTTCCAGAAAGACTATTTCGGTCCTGACAGCTCCCAATTCGACGCCTTGCAGCACGGGCAGAGCCCGAAGACGATGCTCATCGGCTGTTCGGATTCGCGGGTCGATCCCGCGATCCTGACGAACTGCGCGCCCGGGGACATCTTCGTGGTGCGCAACGTGGCCAACCTGGTGCCGCCCTACGAGCAGGGCGGCGGCATGCACGGCGTGAGCGCGGCGCTGGAGTTCGCGGTCTGCCACCTGGAGGTCGAGCACATCATCGTGCTCGGGCATTCCACGTGCGGCGGCATCTCGGCGCTGATGTCGGGGCGGTGCGGGTGCGGCTGCGGCGGGGAGAGCTTCATCTCCCGCTGGATGTCCATGGCGGAGCACGTGCGCGACCAGGTGAGCCGGGCGCTGCCCGGCAAGGACGCCAAGCTGCTGCAGCGCGCCGTGGAGCAGGCGGTCATCCTCCTGTCCCTGGAGAACCTGGTCTCGTTCCCCTTCGTGGCCGCCCGGGTCGCCGAGCGGCGGCTCTCCCTCCACGGCTGGTATTTCGACCTCGAGAAGGGAGAGCTGCTCGGCTACCACTCGGAGAACGGCCTCTTCGAGCCGCTTTCCTAG
- the aroL gene encoding shikimate kinase AroL — protein sequence MNRPPKNAIKHKHEVEDAERTAVYRAGAFSSPSGASGNVFLVGLRGSGKTTVGRRAAKRLDRPFVDTDALIAERIGTTIADFVAENGWDAFRELEHQVLAEVCTRTGQIVATGGGIVLREDNRALLADHGVTFYLMADVDTLCARLRCNPNSAQRPALTDACSPREETARTLTARDPLYMQAARFILQAANSPDELAQDIEDKLRLL from the coding sequence ATGAACAGACCGCCCAAGAACGCCATCAAGCACAAGCACGAGGTCGAGGACGCCGAACGCACCGCCGTCTACCGCGCGGGCGCCTTCTCCTCGCCCTCCGGCGCGTCCGGCAACGTCTTCCTCGTGGGGCTGCGCGGCAGCGGCAAGACCACCGTGGGCCGCCGGGCGGCAAAGCGCCTGGACCGCCCCTTCGTGGACACCGACGCCCTCATCGCGGAACGCATCGGCACCACCATCGCCGACTTCGTGGCCGAAAACGGCTGGGACGCCTTCCGCGAGCTCGAACACCAGGTCCTCGCCGAGGTCTGCACCCGCACCGGCCAGATCGTCGCCACCGGCGGCGGCATCGTGCTGCGCGAGGACAACCGCGCGCTCCTCGCCGACCACGGCGTGACCTTCTACCTCATGGCCGACGTGGACACCCTCTGTGCCCGCCTGCGCTGCAACCCCAACAGCGCCCAGCGCCCGGCACTCACCGACGCCTGCTCCCCGCGCGAGGAGACCGCCCGCACCCTCACCGCCCGCGACCCCCTCTACATGCAGGCCGCCCGCTTCATCCTCCAGGCCGCGAACAGCCCGGACGAACTCGCCCAGGACATCGAGGACAAGCTGCGGCTGCTGTAG
- the glp gene encoding gephyrin-like molybdotransferase Glp — translation MPEPANSHNFLTLMPADEFRALLADWPALPAVTAGLDDAFGRFLAADVVAPEDLPPAPRACMDGYAVRAADTFGAGESLPAYLERQATIAIHKPPEFTLEPGRCAAITTGGWLPDGADAVAMVEHTQALAGETVEFRRPVAPGENVMQRGEDARANTPALAAGTLLRAPEIGLLAALGLSEAPIHRLPRVAVISTGDELVPAHETPKPGRIRDVNSHALAAMARECGAQADRLGIVPDDTAAIARALEKALADHDVVLLSGGSSVGARDCTVAALSSLPQAELLVHGVAVSPGKPTILARAGSAAILGLPGQVASAQVIMHVFVKPLLRRLTGDPRAFAPERGRMARLARNVASRHGREDWLRVSLEEDGDALPLAHPRLGKSGLLRTLLAAQGLVRIPATREGLNADEQVEVLPLGQPLSA, via the coding sequence ATGCCAGAGCCCGCAAACAGCCACAATTTCCTGACCCTCATGCCCGCGGACGAGTTCCGCGCCCTGCTCGCCGACTGGCCTGCCCTGCCCGCGGTCACGGCCGGACTGGACGACGCCTTCGGCCGCTTCCTGGCCGCGGACGTGGTCGCGCCCGAGGACCTGCCCCCGGCCCCCCGCGCCTGCATGGACGGCTACGCCGTGCGCGCCGCGGACACCTTCGGCGCCGGCGAGTCCCTGCCCGCCTACCTGGAACGGCAGGCCACCATCGCCATCCACAAGCCGCCCGAGTTCACCCTCGAGCCCGGCAGGTGCGCCGCCATCACCACCGGCGGCTGGCTGCCCGACGGCGCCGACGCCGTGGCCATGGTCGAGCACACCCAGGCCCTGGCCGGAGAGACCGTGGAGTTCCGCCGCCCCGTGGCCCCGGGCGAGAACGTCATGCAGCGCGGCGAGGACGCGCGCGCGAACACCCCGGCCCTGGCCGCAGGCACCCTGCTGCGCGCCCCGGAGATCGGCCTGCTGGCCGCCCTGGGCCTTTCCGAGGCGCCCATCCACCGCCTGCCGCGCGTGGCCGTCATCTCCACCGGCGACGAGCTCGTCCCGGCCCACGAGACCCCGAAGCCCGGCCGCATCCGCGACGTGAACTCCCACGCCCTGGCCGCCATGGCCCGCGAATGCGGCGCCCAGGCGGACCGCCTCGGCATCGTGCCCGACGACACCGCGGCCATCGCCCGCGCCCTGGAAAAGGCCCTCGCGGACCACGACGTGGTCCTCCTCTCCGGCGGCAGCTCCGTGGGCGCGCGTGACTGCACGGTCGCGGCCCTCTCCTCCCTGCCCCAGGCCGAGCTCCTGGTGCACGGTGTGGCCGTGAGCCCCGGCAAGCCCACCATCCTCGCCCGCGCGGGCTCCGCCGCCATCCTCGGCCTGCCCGGACAGGTGGCCTCGGCCCAGGTCATCATGCACGTCTTCGTCAAGCCGCTGCTGCGCCGCCTGACGGGCGACCCCCGGGCCTTCGCCCCGGAACGCGGCCGCATGGCGCGCCTCGCCCGCAACGTGGCCTCCCGCCACGGCCGCGAGGACTGGCTGCGCGTCTCCCTGGAAGAAGACGGCGACGCCCTGCCCCTGGCCCATCCGCGCCTGGGCAAGTCCGGCCTGCTGCGCACCCTGCTCGCCGCCCAGGGGCTCGTGCGCATCCCCGCCACCCGCGAGGGCCTGAACGCCGACGAACAGGTCGAGGTCCTGCCCCTGGGGCAGCCCCTCTCCGCCTGA
- a CDS encoding glycosyltransferase family 2 protein: MDLLTVVIPVHGLWDYTAACLKSLAASLSGDFFRVVVADNASTDETGTACGPLGRELFGERFSHLWLARNEGFARACNAGADGSASRYLLFLNNDTICAGNWLPPLLKAMEGEKGVGAVSPLLIFPEDGPGGAPADGGRFEAGRVQHAGVCVDPNLHPVHVWSLFPPGHPAVGRRRTLQALSAAALLLPGGLFRELGGFWPGFVNGGEDMDLSCRLRRAGYKLRLAPDSVIEHHTSMTPGRFDHAAANSRLLNERCQGCFAPDLQRVWRSEGYEMRLSAWLEPYAVLPAAVAPEWRDDPAEAVAREPLWEAGYGLAAKRASERGEAGEVCRLLGLRAGLFPSKEHFAAALAGSLAAGNAAEERRWRLRLAQAEAMLARSGELLERARGVIGWARGAGEAQTVQLYGEWLRARTGGGDG; encoded by the coding sequence ATGGATCTCCTCACCGTGGTCATCCCGGTCCATGGCCTGTGGGACTATACCGCGGCCTGCCTGAAGAGCCTGGCCGCGAGCCTTTCCGGCGACTTCTTCCGCGTGGTGGTGGCGGACAACGCCTCCACGGACGAGACGGGCACGGCCTGCGGGCCGCTCGGGAGGGAGCTGTTCGGGGAGCGCTTCAGCCATCTGTGGCTTGCGCGCAACGAGGGCTTCGCGCGGGCGTGCAACGCGGGCGCGGACGGCTCGGCCTCGCGCTACCTGCTGTTCCTGAACAACGACACGATCTGCGCCGGGAACTGGCTGCCGCCCCTGCTCAAGGCCATGGAGGGCGAGAAGGGCGTGGGCGCGGTCTCGCCGCTGCTGATATTTCCGGAAGACGGTCCGGGCGGCGCGCCCGCGGACGGCGGCAGGTTCGAGGCGGGCCGGGTGCAGCACGCGGGCGTGTGCGTGGACCCGAACCTGCACCCGGTGCACGTCTGGTCGCTCTTTCCGCCGGGCCATCCGGCCGTGGGGCGGCGGCGCACGCTGCAGGCGCTCTCGGCCGCGGCCCTGCTGCTGCCGGGCGGGCTGTTCCGGGAGCTGGGCGGCTTCTGGCCGGGCTTCGTGAACGGCGGGGAGGACATGGACCTCTCGTGCAGGCTCCGCCGGGCGGGCTACAAGCTGCGGCTGGCCCCGGACAGCGTGATCGAGCACCACACCTCCATGACCCCCGGCCGCTTCGACCACGCGGCGGCGAACTCGCGCCTCCTGAACGAGCGCTGCCAGGGCTGCTTCGCGCCGGACCTGCAGCGCGTCTGGCGTTCCGAGGGCTACGAGATGCGCCTCTCCGCCTGGCTCGAGCCGTATGCCGTGCTGCCTGCGGCGGTGGCGCCCGAGTGGCGCGACGACCCGGCCGAGGCGGTCGCGCGCGAGCCGCTGTGGGAGGCGGGCTACGGCCTGGCCGCCAAGAGGGCCTCGGAGCGGGGGGAGGCGGGCGAGGTCTGCCGCCTGCTCGGCCTGCGCGCCGGGCTGTTTCCCTCAAAGGAGCATTTCGCGGCCGCGCTGGCCGGGTCGCTGGCCGCGGGGAACGCTGCCGAGGAGCGGCGCTGGCGGCTGCGCCTGGCCCAGGCCGAGGCCATGCTGGCCAGATCCGGGGAGCTCCTCGAGCGGGCGCGCGGCGTGATCGGCTGGGCGCGCGGCGCGGGCGAGGCGCAGACGGTGCAGCTCTACGGGGAGTGGCTGCGCGCGCGGACCGGGGGCGGGGACGGCTGA
- a CDS encoding GAK system XXXCH domain-containing protein yields MAGRKSKVEFVMARERMAEFFRKLADAVQDGSVELDGGSLDLHDFSKLKVSVKASGGAYLISLGVKKEEKEAPSVCVCTTEVCTCGAAPGSPRAAEAAEAPKAPAKAAAKTGAKAAAKAPRAKAPETAGPGGKPRYKGLKKRLKEHWKAVRDALLAGNLPEDAAYEAFAAEFKAMLTYPGKGEEHYAANAEALRELAEAMRTRDIAEVRLAAAMIDKLKKECHARYK; encoded by the coding sequence ATGGCCGGCAGGAAATCGAAGGTCGAATTCGTGATGGCGCGCGAGCGCATGGCGGAGTTCTTCCGCAAGCTCGCCGACGCGGTGCAGGACGGCAGCGTGGAGCTGGACGGCGGCTCGCTGGACCTGCACGACTTCAGCAAGCTCAAGGTCTCGGTCAAGGCCTCGGGCGGCGCCTATCTCATCTCGCTCGGCGTGAAGAAGGAGGAGAAGGAGGCCCCCTCGGTCTGCGTGTGCACCACCGAGGTCTGCACCTGCGGCGCCGCGCCCGGCTCGCCCAGGGCGGCGGAGGCGGCCGAGGCCCCCAAGGCCCCCGCGAAGGCGGCGGCCAAGACAGGGGCGAAGGCGGCGGCCAAGGCCCCGCGGGCGAAGGCCCCCGAGACGGCCGGACCGGGCGGCAAGCCCCGCTACAAGGGGCTCAAGAAGCGGCTCAAGGAGCACTGGAAGGCGGTCAGGGACGCCCTGCTCGCGGGCAACCTGCCCGAGGACGCGGCCTACGAGGCCTTTGCCGCGGAGTTCAAGGCCATGCTGACCTACCCGGGCAAGGGCGAGGAACATTACGCGGCCAACGCCGAGGCCCTGCGCGAGCTGGCCGAGGCCATGCGCACGCGCGACATCGCAGAGGTGCGGCTCGCGGCGGCCATGATCGACAAGTTGAAGAAGGAGTGCCACGCCAGGTACAAGTAG
- a CDS encoding amphi-Trp domain-containing protein, with amino-acid sequence MSDFKQFKYDSVQDMQTVIKYLDAIAEGFRTGELTFTREGESMVFKPGGLLGFTVEAKSKGVRRKLKISLGWKEQETNGDACVPPLHIQAGAASAAGGASRGEKDE; translated from the coding sequence ATGTCCGATTTCAAGCAGTTCAAGTACGACTCCGTCCAGGACATGCAGACCGTGATCAAGTACCTGGACGCCATCGCGGAAGGTTTCCGCACGGGCGAGCTGACCTTCACCCGCGAGGGCGAGAGCATGGTCTTCAAGCCCGGCGGGCTGCTCGGCTTCACGGTCGAGGCCAAGTCCAAGGGGGTCAGGCGCAAGCTCAAGATCTCCCTGGGCTGGAAGGAGCAGGAGACGAACGGCGACGCCTGCGTGCCGCCCCTGCACATCCAGGCCGGCGCGGCGTCCGCCGCGGGCGGCGCCTCCCGCGGGGAAAAGGACGAGTAA